In the Deltaproteobacteria bacterium genome, one interval contains:
- a CDS encoding response regulator, giving the protein MEPPKPIDILLVEDDEGHALLVQENLKNHGVINKIYTVTDGEMALNFLYRRREFAAEGKAPRPGLILLDLNLPKVDGFAILSQIKKDEDLKIIPVIILTSTEDPKEIDRSYRLGANNYITKPVEYKQFQERIHGLGLFLEIVSLPLVKP; this is encoded by the coding sequence ATGGAACCACCCAAACCAATTGATATTCTGCTCGTTGAAGACGACGAGGGGCATGCCCTCCTGGTGCAGGAAAATTTAAAAAACCACGGTGTTATCAACAAGATTTATACCGTAACGGATGGAGAGATGGCGCTCAACTTTCTTTATCGTCGCAGGGAGTTTGCCGCGGAGGGAAAGGCGCCACGTCCAGGGTTGATTCTCCTCGATCTGAATCTCCCCAAGGTCGACGGTTTTGCAATCTTGTCTCAGATCAAAAAAGACGAAGACCTCAAAATCATTCCGGTTATTATCCTGACAAGCACAGAGGATCCAAAAGAAATCGATCGGAGCTATCGGCTCGGGGCCAACAACTACATTACAAAACCGGTCGAATACAAACAGTTTCAGGAAAGGATTCATGGCCTGGGTCTCTTTTTGGAGATTGTGAGTCTCCCTTTGGTGAAGCCATGA
- a CDS encoding response regulator, with translation MLNKRRLSKGEKILVVDDDRVVGIAVREELKEAGYSVTIAGSGKEAVRNAKLQNFALALVDLWMPGMDGVETCKKVREVSPKTEVVLVSGRPDGFGGREGDFVKAGGVNFFLYKPFQEGELVSIAKKVLAVSRKEGRKEGRKEGRKEGRKK, from the coding sequence ATGCTTAATAAGAGGCGTTTGTCTAAGGGTGAAAAGATCTTGGTGGTAGATGATGACCGTGTTGTGGGGATCGCGGTGAGGGAGGAGTTGAAAGAGGCGGGCTATTCTGTAACGATCGCCGGCTCAGGAAAGGAGGCGGTTCGAAATGCCAAACTGCAAAACTTTGCCCTGGCCTTAGTCGACCTCTGGATGCCGGGGATGGATGGGGTGGAGACCTGTAAGAAGGTTAGAGAAGTTTCTCCGAAAACGGAGGTGGTCTTGGTCTCTGGCCGTCCCGACGGTTTTGGCGGTCGCGAAGGGGATTTTGTGAAGGCAGGGGGGGTGAACTTCTTTCTCTACAAGCCGTTCCAGGAAGGAGAGCTTGTCTCCATTGCCAAAAAGGTCCTGGCAGTCTCTAGGAAGGAAGGAAGGAAGGAAGGAAGGAAGGAAGGAAGGAAGGAAGGAAGGAAGAAATGA
- a CDS encoding response regulator, whose product MKSTNPLPIMVVDDDPGTRGTLFDILEDWHYQPIIFESGNEAIKAYAQNPVSVILADIQLPDMSGLEVLQTVREINPDVAVVIMSGHASLENAIQALNQGATAYLEKPLNMEELQALLKKAHREARLSQENKRLIDHLQLANQKLEKIARELDTKNRDLAHLTAEMEQLLHIVSHDLKSPLINIQGFTHRLEEEFCLLRDSLKSLRIEETSGTAGAAPAEVMARFEKRGEQSFAFIKKGVDKMDQMIQSLLRLSKIGRQADPFEEKDFNVLLGDIRGVFSHQLEQEKIDFVCHPLPHLHCRANEISQVFSNLIANAINYMGEKFPKAIEVRCVSTNGAFQFSVADTGIGIEEKDFEKIFKIFSRLGEKPVKGEGLGLTIVRKIIHGHGGRIWVQSKKGQGSTFYFTLPKESHGTTQAN is encoded by the coding sequence GTGAAATCTACGAATCCACTACCCATCATGGTTGTCGATGACGATCCCGGTACGCGGGGGACGTTGTTTGATATCCTGGAGGATTGGCATTATCAACCGATCATCTTTGAGAGCGGTAACGAGGCGATCAAGGCCTATGCCCAAAACCCGGTCAGCGTGATCCTTGCCGATATCCAGCTCCCCGACATGAGCGGCCTCGAGGTCCTTCAGACCGTGCGGGAGATCAACCCGGATGTCGCCGTTGTCATCATGAGCGGTCACGCGAGCCTCGAAAATGCGATCCAAGCCCTCAATCAGGGGGCAACCGCCTACCTTGAAAAACCGCTCAACATGGAGGAACTGCAGGCACTCCTCAAGAAGGCCCATCGCGAGGCGCGCCTCTCCCAAGAAAACAAGCGGCTTATCGATCATCTCCAGCTCGCGAATCAGAAACTTGAAAAGATTGCCCGAGAACTCGACACCAAAAACCGCGATCTCGCCCATCTTACCGCGGAGATGGAACAGCTCCTTCACATTGTTTCCCATGATCTCAAGTCGCCACTCATTAATATACAGGGGTTCACCCATCGCTTGGAGGAGGAGTTTTGTCTTCTGAGGGATTCGCTAAAGAGCCTTCGGATTGAGGAAACATCGGGTACTGCAGGCGCTGCACCGGCGGAGGTGATGGCTCGCTTTGAAAAGAGGGGGGAGCAGTCTTTTGCCTTTATCAAAAAGGGGGTCGATAAAATGGATCAAATGATCCAGAGCCTCTTGCGTCTTTCCAAGATTGGGCGACAGGCCGATCCCTTTGAGGAGAAAGATTTCAACGTCTTATTGGGCGATATACGGGGTGTATTTTCTCATCAGTTGGAGCAGGAGAAAATTGACTTTGTCTGCCACCCCCTGCCCCACCTCCATTGCCGTGCCAATGAGATAAGCCAGGTCTTTTCTAATCTGATCGCCAATGCCATTAATTATATGGGGGAAAAATTCCCCAAAGCAATTGAGGTTCGGTGTGTCTCGACCAACGGCGCTTTTCAGTTTTCCGTTGCAGACACAGGGATTGGCATCGAAGAAAAAGATTTTGAGAAGATCTTCAAAATATTTTCACGTCTCGGGGAGAAACCAGTCAAGGGAGAGGGGCTCGGGCTTACCATTGTGAGGAAAATTATCCATGGCCATGGGGGGAGGATTTGGGTACAATCTAAAAAGGGGCAAGGAAGCACGTTTTATTTTACACTCCCAAAGGAGTCTCATGGAACCACCCAAGCCAATTGA
- a CDS encoding response regulator, whose product MNPTRILLFEDDPGMALLTKEALEKSHYAVDTAPDGTQGLKLFSKNSYDVVLLDLEMPDMTGLEVFRLLQGLSPKVLGIMVTGSGDEHSAVEALKSGVADYIVKAPDSAHLATLPTVIERALEHEALKDEQQRLQEQLKEHAITLEQKIVERTKEIERSRNTLEATLEETHRLETSLVQAEKLSGIGQLAAGIAHELNSPLTGVIGLSRVLIKRTKGTKKFNRLLKDIHEAAVHAAKVVTELSAFARPSEGKVESFDLRNCIERTLRFIQYQLNRKGTKVTKRFSRLPQIRGDRRQLQQVFLNMITNARDALNSTTPPTRKELIIGTRPSENKESVEVFFEDSGHGIQKEHLQQIFDPFFTTKEPGKGTGLGLSISYTIVKNHGGTIEVDSEVGKGTTFTIRLPIEGVQ is encoded by the coding sequence ATGAACCCAACCCGGATTCTCCTCTTTGAAGATGATCCTGGCATGGCTTTGCTCACCAAAGAGGCACTGGAAAAGAGCCACTATGCGGTAGACACCGCCCCCGATGGAACCCAGGGGCTCAAGCTGTTTTCAAAAAATTCCTACGATGTTGTTTTGTTGGACCTCGAGATGCCCGACATGACAGGGCTCGAGGTTTTTCGCCTGCTCCAGGGCCTTTCTCCAAAAGTCCTGGGGATTATGGTGACAGGGAGTGGCGATGAGCATTCTGCCGTGGAGGCCCTGAAATCGGGGGTGGCCGATTACATCGTGAAGGCACCCGACTCGGCCCATCTGGCCACCCTTCCCACCGTGATCGAGCGTGCCTTGGAACATGAGGCGCTGAAGGATGAGCAGCAGAGACTCCAGGAGCAGCTGAAAGAGCACGCGATAACGCTGGAGCAGAAGATCGTCGAACGTACCAAGGAGATCGAGCGGTCTCGGAACACACTCGAGGCGACCCTAGAAGAGACGCACCGGCTCGAAACGAGCCTGGTCCAGGCTGAAAAGCTGTCGGGAATTGGCCAGCTCGCCGCAGGGATAGCCCATGAACTCAACAGTCCCTTGACCGGGGTCATTGGCCTGTCTCGAGTCTTGATCAAGAGGACAAAAGGGACAAAAAAGTTCAACCGCCTTCTGAAAGACATCCATGAGGCCGCCGTTCACGCAGCGAAGGTCGTGACCGAACTCTCGGCATTCGCACGGCCGTCGGAGGGCAAAGTGGAGAGTTTCGACCTCAGAAATTGTATCGAAAGGACCTTGAGATTCATTCAATATCAGTTGAATCGGAAGGGGACAAAAGTCACCAAGCGTTTCTCACGGTTGCCTCAGATCCGAGGCGACCGGCGTCAGCTCCAACAGGTTTTTTTGAACATGATCACCAATGCGCGGGACGCCCTGAATTCGACCACGCCGCCCACCAGAAAAGAACTCATCATCGGGACTCGTCCTTCAGAGAACAAGGAGAGTGTGGAGGTCTTTTTCGAGGACAGCGGCCACGGGATCCAGAAGGAGCACCTGCAGCAAATCTTTGATCCTTTTTTTACGACCAAGGAGCCTGGTAAGGGAACCGGCCTTGGGCTTTCTATTAGTTATACGATCGTCAAAAATCATGGGGGGACGATTGAGGTGGATTCGGAGGTGGGCAAGGGAACAACCTTTACGATCCGATTGCCCATCGAGGGGGTGCAATGA
- a CDS encoding nucleotidyl transferase AbiEii/AbiGii toxin family protein, with product MFEEALIGGAKDSLALLGSSGLLREAYLAGGTAAALQMGHRISVDFDFFTQETFDPKKVAEALSQLGSFAVDQSDKGSVLGEFQGVKFSLFVYEYPLIEKAHPYLSLSLASLQDIAAMKIDAISGRGAKRDFVDLYFLCSQGFSLNEILRFYQKKYKKLASNLIHIQKSLVYFADAEADEMPKMLKPTQWDHVKHFFEQEVIRVFTRLPQ from the coding sequence GTGTTTGAAGAAGCACTCATCGGAGGAGCCAAAGACAGCTTGGCCCTACTAGGAAGCTCAGGGCTTTTACGAGAAGCCTATCTCGCTGGAGGGACAGCGGCCGCTTTACAGATGGGGCATCGTATTTCGGTTGATTTCGACTTTTTTACTCAAGAAACCTTCGACCCAAAAAAGGTTGCCGAAGCATTGTCTCAACTGGGTTCCTTTGCAGTGGATCAATCGGATAAGGGCTCCGTCTTAGGAGAGTTTCAAGGGGTTAAATTTTCTCTCTTTGTTTATGAATACCCTTTGATCGAAAAGGCACACCCCTATTTGTCCCTCTCTCTTGCCTCCCTTCAGGACATAGCCGCCATGAAAATTGATGCCATTTCTGGTCGAGGGGCCAAGCGGGATTTTGTGGATCTTTATTTTCTTTGTAGTCAAGGATTTTCGTTGAATGAAATTTTGAGATTTTACCAGAAAAAGTATAAAAAATTGGCCTCAAACTTAATTCACATTCAAAAAAGCCTTGTTTATTTCGCGGATGCTGAGGCAGATGAAATGCCAAAGATGCTCAAGCCCACCCAATGGGATCACGTTAAACATTTCTTTGAACAAGAAGTCATTAGGGTGTTTACTCGACTACCACAGTGA
- a CDS encoding PAS domain-containing protein, producing the protein MNRPQVKEELLSAARPFLEVRKIQKLDEEFEKGGIRMKIATLGERVKVSEEKYQALFEGSPDGVVVCRPGGGRILECNRQTEHLLLKMRHQLRKMSLVDLFPKRSKKTLKDGLEKIMLGPVDFKDLCIPLEKGKTRTLSMTASGIRHEGEKAVLCIFKDVTEKRLLENQIRQTEKMSLLGQFTAGAAHEINNPLAIISSHTQYLLENVLNKKIRKKEMNEIRETLNLLYREAHFCGGIIKNLLAYTHVNGVVRKPVDLTTVVNHSIKMVERQLKLSNITVEKRFTETIPHVLSDDNLLQQVLMNLIWNAQAAMPKGGKLRVEVRTDQKGSVEVIVSDTGLGIHSKNLDKIYTPFFTTKEIGKGTGLGLWVVKSILDDHKAAIDVKSRVGKGTVFTIKFPAAS; encoded by the coding sequence ATGAACCGACCCCAAGTCAAAGAGGAGCTCCTCTCGGCCGCCAGGCCGTTTCTTGAGGTAAGAAAGATTCAGAAACTCGACGAAGAGTTCGAGAAGGGTGGGATCAGGATGAAGATCGCCACACTAGGGGAAAGGGTCAAGGTCTCCGAGGAGAAATACCAGGCCCTGTTCGAGGGTTCCCCAGACGGGGTTGTGGTCTGCCGCCCCGGCGGGGGAAGGATCCTGGAGTGCAACCGTCAGACGGAGCATCTCCTCCTTAAGATGAGGCACCAGCTGAGAAAGATGTCTCTTGTCGATCTTTTCCCAAAGAGATCTAAGAAGACCCTGAAGGACGGCCTTGAGAAAATTATGCTGGGCCCAGTTGATTTCAAGGATCTTTGTATCCCCCTTGAGAAGGGAAAAACGCGAACCTTAAGCATGACGGCCAGTGGTATCCGCCACGAAGGCGAGAAGGCAGTCCTCTGCATCTTCAAGGATGTAACCGAGAAACGCCTTCTGGAGAATCAGATCCGTCAAACGGAGAAGATGTCTCTCTTGGGTCAGTTCACCGCTGGGGCGGCCCACGAGATCAACAACCCCCTGGCCATTATTTCCTCGCACACCCAGTATCTTTTGGAGAATGTCCTGAATAAGAAGATTCGCAAGAAGGAGATGAACGAAATCCGGGAGACCTTAAACCTTCTCTACCGAGAGGCCCACTTTTGCGGGGGAATCATCAAGAATCTCTTGGCCTACACCCACGTAAACGGGGTGGTCCGAAAACCGGTTGATCTTACAACGGTCGTCAACCATTCCATCAAGATGGTGGAACGCCAGCTCAAACTCTCCAACATCACCGTGGAAAAACGATTCACCGAAACAATTCCCCACGTCCTATCCGATGACAACCTACTGCAGCAGGTCCTCATGAACCTGATCTGGAATGCCCAGGCGGCCATGCCCAAAGGGGGCAAATTGCGGGTGGAGGTGCGAACCGATCAGAAGGGCTCAGTCGAGGTCATCGTCAGTGACACGGGGCTTGGAATCCATTCGAAGAATCTCGACAAGATTTACACCCCCTTTTTCACCACAAAAGAGATCGGCAAGGGAACGGGGCTGGGGCTCTGGGTGGTCAAGTCGATACTCGATGACCACAAGGCAGCGATTGATGTGAAGAGCCGGGTTGGAAAGGGAACTGTTTTCACCATAAAGTTCCCTGCGGCTTCTTAA
- a CDS encoding HAMP domain-containing protein yields MKIKSRLTLGFLGMVMLCIVVGYVGYTGNGKIIEDFDIIVDETAPELVVLGRVKALSNSLQTEAVSLALLPLIKGDENELREELRQFEEVNQELDKTLAGTVEPPGQKAEELTEGEEASLFEKIKEGKSKLYQASLNLVRVAKEERGIEAILEAKEELETAEEALNTVIKLRFDSEVQELKRRDDHADETGARTRTVILTVSAISIFLAFLLGFFISRSIVIPISRLRMATVVMSQGDLSVRSDVKSRDEIGELSVSFNTMADSIQDKNEELQTFNEELQTSNEELKATTEELEASNEELTSSNEEIEAANEELREAQEKLVQQEKLAAVGQLASGIGHELRNPLGVLKNAVYYIKTKVGMEDEKLAKHLRIMEKEIDNSTKIIGDLLGFSRTRKPDIAPTDIHRVIEDAISAVELPTNVRISKEFDKQLPQAMVDPDQMRQVFLNLALNAIQSMNEGGMLTVATRRSNAWVEIQFRDTGSGIPQEHLKKLFDPFFTTKARGVGLGLAVSHGIIERHNGRIEVQSVVGKGTTFTILLSTG; encoded by the coding sequence ATGAAGATAAAAAGCAGGCTGACCCTTGGTTTTCTGGGGATGGTGATGCTTTGTATTGTCGTTGGGTATGTGGGGTATACGGGAAATGGTAAGATCATCGAAGACTTTGACATCATCGTAGACGAAACGGCCCCAGAGTTGGTTGTCTTGGGGAGGGTTAAGGCCCTCTCAAACAGCTTGCAAACCGAGGCCGTGAGCCTTGCGTTACTTCCGTTGATTAAGGGAGATGAAAACGAACTGCGAGAGGAACTGCGCCAATTCGAAGAGGTAAATCAGGAGTTGGACAAGACCCTTGCGGGAACCGTGGAGCCTCCTGGGCAAAAAGCTGAGGAACTTACCGAAGGAGAAGAGGCCTCTCTTTTCGAAAAGATCAAAGAAGGCAAGTCAAAACTCTATCAGGCATCGCTTAACCTCGTCAGGGTCGCGAAGGAGGAACGAGGGATTGAGGCGATTTTGGAGGCAAAAGAAGAACTCGAAACAGCTGAGGAGGCATTGAATACAGTCATTAAGTTGCGCTTTGATTCAGAGGTTCAAGAATTAAAAAGGCGGGATGATCATGCCGATGAAACGGGCGCTCGCACAAGAACGGTGATCCTTACCGTCAGCGCGATTTCTATTTTTCTCGCCTTTCTTTTGGGATTCTTCATTTCTCGCTCCATTGTGATTCCTATCTCAAGGCTGCGAATGGCAACGGTGGTGATGTCACAAGGAGATCTCTCGGTGAGATCCGATGTGAAATCCAGAGATGAGATCGGAGAATTATCGGTCTCCTTCAATACCATGGCCGATTCGATCCAAGACAAAAACGAAGAGCTCCAGACCTTCAACGAGGAGTTGCAGACTTCAAACGAAGAACTCAAGGCAACGACGGAGGAGCTGGAGGCCAGCAACGAGGAATTGACGTCTTCCAACGAAGAGATCGAGGCGGCTAATGAAGAACTTCGGGAGGCCCAAGAAAAGTTGGTCCAACAAGAAAAACTGGCGGCGGTGGGACAACTCGCCTCGGGGATTGGGCACGAACTCCGAAATCCGCTCGGTGTGCTGAAGAACGCCGTCTATTACATTAAAACAAAGGTGGGGATGGAAGACGAGAAACTTGCGAAGCACCTGCGCATCATGGAAAAAGAAATCGATAATTCGACGAAGATCATCGGCGATCTCTTGGGTTTCTCCCGCACGCGCAAGCCCGATATCGCCCCGACCGACATCCATCGCGTGATCGAAGATGCCATCTCGGCGGTCGAGTTGCCAACGAACGTGCGAATTTCAAAGGAGTTTGACAAGCAGCTCCCGCAGGCAATGGTCGATCCGGATCAAATGCGTCAGGTCTTTTTGAATCTCGCCTTGAATGCCATCCAGTCGATGAACGAAGGCGGGATGCTGACCGTGGCAACCCGTCGGTCCAACGCATGGGTCGAAATCCAATTCAGGGACACCGGCAGCGGTATCCCACAGGAGCATTTGAAAAAACTCTTCGATCCCTTTTTTACCACAAAGGCCCGCGGTGTTGGCCTTGGGCTGGCCGTTTCTCACGGAATCATCGAACGGCACAACGGAAGGATCGAGGTTCAGAGCGTGGTCGGGAAAGGGACGACTTTTACCATCTTGCTATCGACCGGTTAG
- a CDS encoding response regulator — MTLNGILIVDDDPVVCLALKEQLLEEGYRVQTACRGSDALRILGKKQFDLAYVNLIMDPMDGIETARRLKQIDPRMKIVLMSGLHEELEMRKQEAFQVGECDMIIDKPITLDIGRFTKKVLKKNFPKRGGRGKYA; from the coding sequence ATGACGCTAAACGGGATTCTCATTGTGGATGATGATCCTGTCGTCTGCCTCGCACTCAAGGAGCAGCTTCTTGAAGAGGGGTATCGCGTACAGACCGCGTGTAGAGGGAGCGATGCACTTCGCATCTTAGGGAAAAAGCAGTTTGATCTTGCGTATGTCAACCTCATCATGGACCCCATGGACGGTATCGAGACGGCAAGGCGACTCAAGCAAATCGATCCTCGAATGAAGATCGTTCTCATGTCTGGGCTTCACGAAGAACTGGAGATGAGAAAGCAGGAGGCCTTTCAAGTCGGCGAATGTGATATGATCATCGACAAGCCGATCACGCTTGATATTGGTCGATTCACAAAGAAGGTTCTGAAAAAGAACTTTCCTAAAAGGGGTGGAAGGGGGAAATATGCTTAA
- a CDS encoding response regulator — protein sequence MTEKNVNILVVDDQIGMLETFTDILADRGFRVETAEDGFTAIDKVKKDSFDIIFMDIKMPGINGVQTFREIRKINEKTRVIMMTAYAVEDLIKEAIEEGAYTVIYKPFDMDKVIRTIERVLKTQLILVVDDRLEDRETFKDLLETRGYKVATAQSGREAIELLRKGDNFDIIFLDVKMPEFDGIATFDEIHKLTPEIPVIMVTAYTAEEITKEALNKGAYACLFKPIDMERLVKLLDEVAELK from the coding sequence ATGACCGAAAAAAATGTGAACATTCTTGTCGTGGACGATCAAATAGGGATGCTCGAGACGTTCACCGACATCCTGGCAGACCGCGGCTTTCGCGTCGAGACCGCCGAGGACGGCTTCACTGCGATCGACAAGGTCAAAAAAGACTCTTTCGATATCATCTTCATGGACATCAAGATGCCGGGGATCAATGGGGTCCAAACCTTTCGCGAGATCAGAAAGATCAATGAAAAGACCCGAGTGATCATGATGACCGCTTACGCCGTGGAGGATTTGATCAAGGAGGCGATCGAGGAAGGGGCCTACACGGTCATCTACAAACCGTTTGACATGGACAAGGTCATCCGAACGATCGAACGGGTCTTAAAGACCCAGCTCATCCTGGTGGTCGATGACCGCCTGGAAGACCGGGAAACCTTCAAGGATCTGCTGGAAACTCGCGGGTATAAGGTCGCGACCGCCCAGAGCGGGCGTGAGGCGATCGAGCTTCTTCGAAAGGGGGACAACTTCGACATTATCTTCCTCGACGTGAAGATGCCGGAGTTTGATGGTATCGCGACCTTCGATGAGATCCATAAGTTAACACCTGAAATCCCGGTGATCATGGTCACCGCCTACACCGCCGAAGAGATCACCAAAGAGGCCCTAAACAAGGGCGCCTACGCCTGCCTTTTCAAGCCGATCGACATGGAGAGGCTAGTCAAGCTCCTGGATGAAGTGGCCGAGCTGAAGTGA
- a CDS encoding sigma-54-dependent Fis family transcriptional regulator has protein sequence METILIIDDEEDLCRTLEKVLTKEGYRVIWTTSPGSVLSLMQTESPCAALLDLKLGNQDGLAVLKEIREKDPHLPVIMLTAYETVKTAVEAMKQGAFHYMPKPFDNEELKTLLDKAITQRRLYDEMNKLRTTLGESETLKMLMGQSEKIQEVIKLIHSVAPTNVNVLLLGESGTGKELAANAIHHLSKRANGPFIPVDCAAIPETLIESELFGHEKGSFTGAVSSQPGHFEMADGGTIFLDEIGNIPPSVQSKLLRFLETHELKRVGGRKPIKTSVRVIAATNIDLARSSKENGFRLDLLYRLNEFPIHLPPLRERPEDIHLLCAHFVAEFGLELEKKIEGITPEALERLQNYSFPGNVRELRNALKRASVIATGQIEVANLPLEVCQPEKKAPLHEITLPLEPNLPLLEASRRIAIQVEKSLIQNALHRTQGHYEEAARLLGISRKTLYNKVKEYGV, from the coding sequence ATGGAAACCATTCTCATCATTGATGACGAAGAAGATCTTTGCCGCACACTGGAAAAAGTGCTCACCAAAGAAGGGTATCGTGTCATTTGGACCACTTCTCCTGGTTCCGTCTTATCACTGATGCAGACGGAATCGCCCTGCGCCGCTCTGTTGGATCTCAAGCTGGGCAACCAAGACGGGCTCGCTGTTCTAAAGGAGATCCGTGAAAAAGATCCTCACCTACCTGTGATTATGTTAACCGCTTACGAAACCGTGAAAACCGCCGTTGAGGCCATGAAACAAGGGGCCTTTCACTACATGCCAAAACCCTTTGATAACGAAGAACTTAAAACCCTCCTTGATAAGGCCATCACCCAAAGAAGGCTGTATGATGAAATGAACAAGCTGAGAACCACGCTGGGTGAATCTGAAACGTTAAAGATGCTCATGGGTCAATCCGAAAAAATCCAAGAGGTCATTAAATTGATTCATTCTGTGGCCCCTACCAATGTGAATGTCTTGCTCTTGGGTGAATCGGGAACTGGCAAGGAACTGGCTGCCAATGCTATTCATCATCTCTCAAAGCGTGCTAATGGGCCCTTTATTCCTGTCGATTGTGCCGCCATTCCTGAGACGCTTATTGAAAGTGAGCTTTTTGGGCACGAAAAAGGCTCTTTCACGGGTGCGGTGTCTTCTCAACCGGGACATTTTGAAATGGCTGACGGCGGCACCATCTTTTTAGATGAGATAGGGAATATTCCTCCCAGCGTTCAATCCAAGCTCCTTCGCTTTCTTGAAACCCATGAACTCAAAAGGGTCGGGGGGAGAAAACCCATTAAAACATCGGTACGGGTTATCGCAGCAACCAATATTGATTTAGCTCGGTCGTCTAAAGAAAATGGTTTTAGATTAGATCTGTTGTATCGACTTAACGAATTCCCCATCCACCTCCCCCCTTTAAGAGAAAGACCCGAAGATATTCACCTGCTTTGTGCGCATTTTGTTGCTGAATTTGGTTTAGAACTCGAGAAAAAAATTGAAGGGATTACCCCAGAGGCCTTGGAACGACTGCAAAATTATTCATTTCCCGGAAATGTAAGGGAGTTGAGAAATGCTTTAAAGCGAGCCAGCGTCATCGCCACTGGCCAGATCGAAGTAGCCAATCTTCCTCTTGAAGTTTGTCAGCCAGAAAAAAAAGCCCCCCTTCATGAAATTACCCTCCCCTTGGAACCCAATCTCCCCCTCCTAGAAGCCTCACGCCGAATTGCCATTCAAGTGGAGAAGAGCCTTATCCAAAATGCCTTACACCGCACCCAGGGGCATTATGAAGAGGCTGCGCGCCTGCTCGGCATCTCACGAAAAACGCTCTACAATAAGGTGAAGGAATACGGAGTTTAA
- a CDS encoding response regulator — MTTLLMIDDERELLEVFAKFFPKRGYQVFTAASGLEGLKVARKEKPDLIVLDMRMPKLDGFETLKQLRKRDKKTRVVMLTGYGTAGLIREASELNISDFVAKPFDLHHLQRLIEEVLDPASGGGAM; from the coding sequence ATGACGACCCTACTGATGATTGATGACGAGAGGGAACTCCTCGAGGTGTTTGCAAAATTTTTCCCGAAGAGGGGGTACCAGGTCTTCACAGCCGCCTCGGGGTTAGAAGGGTTGAAGGTTGCTCGAAAAGAAAAACCCGATCTCATCGTCCTGGATATGCGAATGCCGAAGCTGGACGGGTTTGAAACCCTAAAGCAACTTCGCAAGAGGGACAAAAAAACAAGGGTCGTGATGCTGACAGGCTATGGTACCGCCGGGCTCATTCGTGAGGCCTCGGAGCTTAACATTTCCGACTTTGTGGCAAAGCCGTTTGACCTCCATCACCTGCAGCGGCTCATCGAAGAAGTCCTCGATCCCGCATCCGGCGGGGGGGCGATGTGA